The proteins below are encoded in one region of Drosophila santomea strain STO CAGO 1482 chromosome 2R, Prin_Dsan_1.1, whole genome shotgun sequence:
- the LOC120444793 gene encoding uncharacterized protein LOC120444793 produces MRFQLCYLLGLLSVTSLSHAASNLICYYDSTSYLRQGLAKMHTHELDLALQFCTHLVYGYAGLKAGTLELFSLNVDLDMFYYKEITALRQKFPQLKILLSVGGDRDVDEAHPNKYVELLEANRTFQQNFIDSSMILVKRNGFDGLDLAFQLPRNKPRKVHGSLGTYWKSFKKLFTGDFVVDPLAEQHKSQFTDLVGNLKNAFRSANLMLSLTVLPNVNSTWYFDVPKLHPQFEYINLAAFDFLTPVRNPEEADFTAPIFFQDEQNRLPHLNVEFQVNYWLQNNCPGQKLNLGIASYGRAWKLSKGSGLSGAPIVQETCGAAPGGMQIQSADGLLSWPEICSKLSQNASAQYRGEMAPLRKVTDLTQKYGNYALRPADDNGDFGVWLSFDDPDFAGIKAAYAKGKGLGGVAIFDLSYDDFRGLCTGQKFPIVRSIKYFMGRYIPRTMKAWIWLTFVACLFAASTEAASNLVCYYDSSSYTREGLGKLLNPDLEIALQFCSHLVYGYAGLRGENLQAYSLNENLDIYKHQFSEVTSLKRKYPHLKVLLSVGGDHDVDPEHPNKYIDLLEGEKVRQVGFIRSAYDLVKTYGFDGLDLAYQFPKNKPKKVHGDLGLAWKSIKKLFTGDFIVDPHSALHKEQFTALVRDVKDSLRADGFLLSLTVLPNVNSTWYFDIPALNGLVDFVNLATIDFLTPARNPEEADYSAPIYHPDGSKDRLAHLNADFQVEYWLSQGFPANKINLGVATYGNAWKLTTDSGLEGVPVVPETKGPAPEGSQSQKPGLLSYAEICGKLSNPQNQFLKGNDSPLRRISDPTKRFGGIAYRPVDGQITDGIWVSYDDPDSASNKAAYARVKNLGGVALFDLSYDDFRGQCSGDKYPILRAIKYRLLRRALRVYLCTKMTGSLWLSLALSLAVLAQFKVSAAPNLVCFYDSQGFQRQGLAQFSMTDMELALQFCTHLVYGYAGVNADNYEMQSINKRLDLEQRHLAQVSSLKERYPHIKFLLSVGGDADTNEGNQYIKLLESGQQGHRRFIESARDLVRRYNFDGLDLALQLPRNKPRKVHGDVGSAWKSFKKFFTGDYIVDTDSETHKGQVTALIKDLSAALKQNDLLLSLTVLPNVNSSWYYDAPSIAPSLDFINLGTFDFLTPQRNPEEADFSAPTYEAVGQNRLGHYNLNFQMEHWLLQRVPANKINIGIATYGRTWKMTKDSGDSGMPVVPSTQGPAPAGPQSKKEGLLNWAEICSLMPNPGNTNARGPSAPVKRVLDPTKRYGSYAFRAADENGDHGLWISYDDPDSASSKAMFARVRNLGGVALFDLTQDDFRGQCTNDRFPMLRAIKYRLL; encoded by the exons ATGAGATTCCAGTTGTGTTATTTACTGGGCTTGCTCAGTGTGACAAGCCTGAGCCATGCTGCCAGCAATCTGATTTGCTATTATGACTCAACCTCGTACTTGCGCCAAGGTTTGGCCAAAATGCATACCCACGAACTGGATTTGGCCCTGCAGTTCTGCACCCATTTGGTTTACGGATATGCGGGCCTGAAGGCCGGAACCCTGGAGCTATTCAGTCTGAATGTGGACCTGGACATGTTCTACTACAAGGAAATCACCGCCCTGCGACAGAAGTTTCCCCAACTGAAAATTCTCCTCAGCGTGGGCGGAGATCGCGATGTGGATGAGGCCCACCCCAATAAATATGTGGAGCTTCTGGAGGCGAATCGCACTTTTCAGCAGAACTTTATAGACAGCAGCATGATTTTGGTAAAGAGAAATGGATTCGATGGACTCGATCTCGCATTCCAGTTGCCCCGCAACAAGCCCAGAAAAGTCCACGGATCCTTGGGAACTTACTGGAAGTCATTCAAGAAGCTCTTCACTGGTGACTTTGTTGTGGATCCTCTGGCGGAACAGCACAAGTCACAGTTTACCGATCTGGTGGGAAACCTAAAGAATGCATTTCGTTCTGCCAATCTCATGCTGTCTCTGACAGTCCTGCCCAATGTGAACTCCACTT GGTACTTTGATGTCCCCAAACTGCATCCCCAGTTCGAATATATCAACCTGGCTGCCTTCGACTTTCTCACCCCAGTAAGAAATCCGGAGGAGGCGGACTTCACAGCTCCGATTTTCTTCCAGGACGAGCAGAATCGCTTGCCGCACTTGAATGTGGAGTTTCAGGTTAATTACTGGCTGCAGAATAATTGTCCCGGCCAGAAGTTGAACCTGGGAATAGCCAGTTATGGGAGGGCTTGGAAACTATCGAAGGGATCCGGACTCAGTGGAGCTCCCATTGTTCAAGAGACATGTGGAGCTGCACCCGGCGGAATGCAAATCCAGAGTGCTGACGGCTTACTCAGTTGGCCGGAGATTTGCTCCAAGTTGTCGCAGAACGCATCCGCTCAATATAGAGGAGAAATGGCTCCGCTCCGCAAGGTCACAGATCTCACACAGAAATACGGAAACTACGCCCTCCGACCTGCGGATGATAATGGAGATTTTGGCGTTTGGCTGAGCTTCGATGATCCGGATTTTGCTGGAATCAAGGCGGCATATGCCAAGGGCAAAGGACTCGGAGGAGTTGCCATTTTCGATTTAAGTTACGATGACTTCCGTGGACTTTGCACTGGTCAAAAGTTCCCCATTGTGcgatcaataaaatattttatggga AGATATATTCCTCGCACCATGAAGGCGTGGATCTGGCTTACGTTTGTCGCGTGCCTCTTTGCGGCAAGTACCGAAGCTGCCTCCAATTTAGTCTGCTACTATGACTCTTCGAGTTACACCAGAGAAG GTCTGGGCAAGCTGCTCAATCCCGATCTGGAGATCGCCTTGCAATTCTGCAGCCACTTGGTCTACGGATACGCTGGACTACGAGGTGAAAACCTCCAGGCGTACAGTTTGAACGAGAACCTGGATATATACAAGCATCAGTTCTCCGAAGTGACCTCCCTCAAGAGGAAGTATCCCCACCTGAAGGTTTTGCTGAGCGTGGGCGGCGATCATGACGTCGACCCTGAGCATCCCAACAAATATATCGATCTGCTGGAGGGCGAGAAGGTTCGTCAAGTGGGATTCATCCGATCGGCCTATGACTTGGTGAAGACCTACGGCTTTGATGGCTTGGATCTGGCCTATCAGTTCCCCAAGAATAAGCCCAAAAAGGTTCACGGGGATCTGGGATTGGCATGGAAGAGTATTAAGAAGCTCTTCACAGGCGATTTTATAGTGGATCCACACTCAGCCCTTCATAAGGAGCAGTTTACCGCCTTGGTGAGGGATGTAAAGGACTCCCTAAGAGCTGATGGATTCCTGCTCAGTCTGACTGTGCTGCCCAATGTAAACTCAACTT GGTACTTTGATATTCCCGCTCTGAATGGCTTGGTGGACTTTGTGAACCTGGCCACCATCGACTTCCTGACTCCAGCTCGTAATCCCGAGGAGGCGGACTACAGCGCTCCCATCTACCATCCCGATGGATCGAAGGATCGGTTGGCTCACCTTAACGCTGATTTCCAGGTGGAGTACTGGCTATCTCAGGGATTCCCAGCTAATAAGATCAATTTGGGAGTTGCCACCTATGGCAATGCCTGGAAACTTACCACGGACTCTGGTCTCGAAGGAGTTCCTGTGGTGCCGGAGACAAAGGGACCAGCACCCGAGGGCTCCCAGTCCCAGAAACCCGGACTACTCAGCTATGCTGAGATCTGCGGAAAGTTGTCCAATCCCCAAAATCAATTCCTCAAGGGCAACGACTCGCCGCTGCGAAGAATTTCCGATCCCACCAAGAGATTCGGGGGCATAGCTTATCGCCCCGTCGATGGTCAGATAACCGATGGCATTTGGGTGAGCTACGATGATCCCGACTCGGCCTCCAACAAGGCAGCCTACGCCCGCGTCAAGAACctggggggcgtggcactgtTCGATCTGAGCTACGATGATTTCCGGGGACAATGCTCAGGCGATAAGTATCCCATCCTGCGAGCCATCAAATACCGACT ACTGCGTAGAGCTCTCCGGGTGTATCTCTGTACAAAGATGACTGGCTCTCTGTGGCTCAGTTTGGCACTCAGTCTGGCGGTTTTGGCTCAATTTAAAGTGAGTGCCGCTCCTAATCTGGTTTGCTTCTATGACTCGCAGGGCTTCCAGCGTCAGG GCCTGGCTCAGTTCTCGATGACCGACATGGAGCTGGCCCTGCAGTTTTGCACCCATTTGGTCTACGGCTATGCGGGTGTTAATGCCGATAACTATGAAATGCAGAGCATTAACAAGCGATTGGACCTCGAGCAGCGCCATCTGGCCCAGGTCTCCAGTTTGAAGGAACGCTATCCCCACATCAAGTTCCTCTTGAGCGTTGGTGGAGATGCCGATACGAATGAGGGTAACCAGTATATAAAGCTCCTGGAATCCGGGCAGCAGGGCCACAGGCGTTTCATCGAGTCCGCTCGGGATTTGGTGAGGCGTTATAATTTCGATGGTCTGGACCTGGCTCTCCAACTGCCAAGAAATAAGCCCCGAAAGGTTCACGGGGATGTGGGCTCTGCCTGGAAGAGTTTCAAGAAGTTCTTCACCGGTGATTATATTGTGGATACTGATTCGGAAACGCACAAAGGACAGGTGACTGCTCTGATCAAGGATTTGAGTGCCGCTCTGAAACAAAATGATCTGCTGCTCAGTCTCACCGTTTTGCCAAATGTTAACTCAAGCT GGTACTACGATGCCCCTTCGATCGCTCCAAGCCTGGACTTCATCAACCTGGGAACTTTCGACTTCCTGACTCCGCAGCGCAATCCTGAGGAGGCGGACTTCTCGGCGCCAACATACGAggcagttggccaaaaccgTTTGGGCCACTACAATCTGAACTTCCAAATGGAGCACTGGCTACTGCAAAGAGTGCCTGCTAATAAGATAAACATTGGCATTGCCACCTACGGCAGGACGTGGAAGATGACCAAGGACTCGGGAGACTCTGGAATGCCAGTGGTTCCCTCTACCCAGGGACCTGCTCCCGCCGGACCTCAGAGCAAAAAGGAGGGTCTGCTCAACTGGGCCGAGATCTGCTCGCTGATGCCGAACCCCGGTAATACCAATGCCAGAGGTCCCAGTGCTCCAGTGAAACGGGTTCTGGATCCCACAAAACGTTATGGCAGCTACGCATTCCGTGCCGCCGATGAAAATGGAGACCACGGACTTTGGATCAGCTACGATGATCCGGACTCCGCATCCAGCAAGGCCATGTTCGCCAGGGTAAGGAATCTCGGAGGAGTGGCTCTCTTTGATCTGACCCAAGACGACTTCCGTGGTCAGTGCACCAACGATCGCTTCCCCATGCTGCGCGCCATCAAGTACCGACTTCTCTAA